A genomic region of Papaver somniferum cultivar HN1 chromosome 7, ASM357369v1, whole genome shotgun sequence contains the following coding sequences:
- the LOC113297797 gene encoding vacuolar fusion protein CCZ1 homolog B-like translates to MGLSSTMPVSEGVRFCIFDLKRGQHEGQELDKILFFYPTDCPFTTQLSVIGLSEGLITFTRIFSPEAACEVIEAERHSHVFHEAEADIWMVMVVEKNKEAEAIWRIDALQRVLKEVHSLFVMFHGSVRSLLEKEPSGGLVRSHLYFFITDYLTDFLSGKKLQLPFFRDCLKERGTVQMLTVGRDAAIDVESLVKVLESSCPGSSSCNSLIMFQDLLVSTTLSPDDTLNLFTYAVLRLTPRVLNAGTNSWSYLRKSNDASHVTGSILGNFNYPVEDIYGSRDISPVGNGQRYHVPRPLQRGKWSKGKDGFLVADIWGTEMGQVSPATANVWLQQMEERMYLCIYQHKNLTVILLIPYSSMMNGDQGLSIVRQQILENAAVKIIKVEEKLTRGWGGENAYHVAGYRYLLFDRDRNISRASPPVKVITLMKDSLLALSKLREEVDLEKHRAKQDAPGRENDLEICIRAKNNAWVIARVTRGKELYMVLEKANETLLYATDAVDKFSNRYCDGALSLD, encoded by the exons ATGGGGTTGTCATCCACAATGCCTGTCAGTGAGGGCGTTCGGTTTTGCATTTTTGATTTGAAAAGGGGACAACATGAAGGGCAGGAGCTTGACAAGATTTTATTCTTCTATCCTACTGATTGCCCGTTTACGACACAACTTTCTGTTATAGGGCTCAGCGAAGGACTTATTACATTTACAAG AATTTTTTCCCCAGAAGCTGCTTGTGAGGTCATAGAAGCAGAGAGGCATTCCCATGTTTTCCACGAAGCAGAGGCAGATATCTGGATGGTGATG GTAGTAGAAAAAAATAAGGAGGCAGAAGCGATTTGGCGGATTGATGCATTGCAAAGAGTTCTTAAGGAAGTACATTCTCTTTTCGTGATGTTTCATGGATCTGTTAGATCATTACTTGAAAAAGAACCTAGTGGTGGGCTTGTCCGTAGTCATCTATATTTTTTTATTACGGATTATTTAACAG ATTTTCTTTCTGGGAAGAAACTCCAACTACCATTCTTCCGTGATTGTTTAAAGGAGCGTGGAACTGTTCAGATGCTGACTGTAGGAAGGGATGCTGCCATTGACGTTGAG TCACTAGTTAAAGTGCTGGAATCTTCATGTCCAGGGAGCAGCTCATGCAATTCACTTATAATGTTTCAGGACTTACTAGTGTCCACAACTCTCTCTCCT GATGACACACTAAATCTATTTACATATGCTGTTCTGAGGTTGACCCCACGCGTTTTAAATGCTGGAACAAATTCTTGGTCTTATCTGCGCAAGTCAAACGATGCTTCACATGTTACAGGATCTATTTTAGGAAATTTCAACTATCCTGTGGAAGATATTTATGGCTCCCGTGATATTTCCCCTGTGGGAAATGGTCAGAGATACCACGTTCCAAGGCCATTACAAAGGGGCAAATGGTCTAAAGGGAAGGATGGCTTCCTAGTGGCCGACATTTGGGGTACAGAAATGGGTCAAGTGAGTCCTGCCACTGCAAACGTGTGGCTGCAGCAGATGGAAGAGAGGATGTACCTTTGTATCTATCAGCATAAGAATCTTACGGTAATCCTACTAATTCCATATAGCTCTATGATGAATGGAGACCAAGGGTTATCGATTGTAAGGCAGCAAATTCTTGAAAAT GCAGCAGTGAAGATTATTAAAGTCGAAGAGAAATTGACAAGGGGATGGGGTGGTGAAAATGCGTATCATGTTGCTGGGTATCGCTACCTATTGTTTGACCGTGACAGAAACATATCAAGGGCTTCTCCACCAGTAAAAGTTATAACCTTAATGAAG GACTCTTTACTTGCCCTCAGTAAGCTTAGAGAGGAAGTTGACCTAGAAAAACATAGAGCAAAACAAGATGCACCAGGTCGCGAGAATGATTTGGAAATTTGCATAAGAGCAAAAAATAATGCATGGGTTATTGCACGGGTTACAAGAGGGAAGGAGTTATACATGGTCTTAGAGAAAGCCAATGAAACACTTCTTTACGCTACAGATGCTGTTGACAAGTTCAGCAACAG GTACTGTGATGGAGCCCTATCTCTGGACTGA